DNA from Asanoa sp. WMMD1127:
TGGTCAGCGGCATCGCCGGCACGCGGCCCGAGACGATCGGCCAGCCGTACGCGGATGCGGACGGCACCCCGTACCTCCCGATGTTCCGGCAGCCCGTGCTGGTCTTCGCCGGTGCCGCCGCGCTGCTCACGACCGCGAGGGAGCGGGCGCTGCGCCGCGGCCTGACGCCGGCGGTGTTCACCGCGGACCTGTTCGCGACCGGCAACGACGCCGACAACCGGGCCGCGGTCGCCGCCGTCCACGCCGACAAGCTGGACCTCGTCGGCATCGCCGTGCACGGCCCCCGCGCCGACGTCGACAAGATCCTCAAGGGCGCGACCCTGCACCCTTAGGCCGCGCCCGCACGTGCATCCGCTCCCCCTGCGGCCCGAACAGGCTGAGCACCTCGGCCGGCTCGGCGAAGGGATTGCTGATCGCGTGCGGCGTCCGCGTGTCGAACTCCGCCGCCTCCCCGTCACGCAGGGTCAGATCATGATCCCCGAGCTGCAGGCGTACGCGGCCGGAGAGCACGTACATCCACTCGTACCCCTCGTGTCGTTGCAGCTCGTGGTCGTGTCCCGGGTAGCGGGCCGGCAGGATCTGCTTGAACGCCTGCAGCCCACCCGGTCGGCGGCTCAGCGGCAGCCACGTGACGGCGCCGTGCCGGATCGGGCGGGCGTGCACGCGCGGGTCGCCGGTCTCGGGCGCGCCGACCAGCTCGTCGAGCGGCACCTGGTGCGCCCGGGCCAGCGGCAGCAGCAGCTCGAGCGTCGGTCGGCGGCGGCCGGCCTCCAGACGCGACAGGGTGCTGACCGAGATGCCGGTCGTTTCGGAGAGCTCGGCCAGGGTGGCGCCACGTTGCTTGCGCAGCGCCCGCAACCGTTCGCCGACCGTACGCGGGTCCATGTGCTCAAATTTGCCAGAGCGGCAACGAATGTTGCCACCGTCCCGCCAGCCGAGCGACCGTGGACCGCATGGAAACGTATGACGTCATCGTCGTCGGCGGCGGCCCCGCTGGGCTGGCCGGCGCGCTCACCCTGGCCCGCGCGCGGCGCTCCGTGCTGGTCGTCGACAATGGCACCCCGCGCAACGCGGCCGCCGGCCACGTGCACAACTTCCTCACCCGCGACGGCACGCCGCCCGCGGAGCTGCTCGCCCTCGGCCGGTCCGAGGTCGCGGGCTACGGCGCCACCTTCGTCACGGGTACGGCCATCGCGGCCAAGCCCGACGGCGACGGCTTCACGGTCGCGCTCGACGACGGTCGGGAACTGCGGGCGCGCCGGCTCCTGGTGACGACCGGGCTGACCGACGAGCTGCCCGACATCCCCGGCGTGGCCGGGCGGTTGGGCCGGGATGTGCTGCACTGCCCGTACTGCCATGGTTGGGAGGTCCGCGACCAGGCGATCGGCATCATCGCGACCACGCCGGCGGTCACCCACCCGGCCCTTTTGTGGCGGCAGTGGAGCGCCGACGTCACCGTGGTCCTCCACGGCCAGCCGGCCCCGAGCGCCGAGGACGCGAAACTGCTCGCCGCCCGCGGCGTCACCGTCGTCGACGAGCGCATCACCGCCCTCGACCCGGACCGCACCGCCCACCTGTCCGGCGGCGACACCCTGACCCGCGACGTGTGGGTGACGCCGACCCGGATGACGGCCCGCGACGAACTGCTGAGCGGCCTGGGCGTGGAGACCGAGCCGGTGAAGATGGGGGACGTCGAGGTCGGCGTGGCCGTCAAGGCCGACGCCAACGGGGCCACGTCCGTGCCGGGCGTCTATGTCGCCGGCAACGTCACCGACCTGCGCGCCCAGGTGATCGTCAGCGCGGCCGCGGGCCTGAACGCCGGCGCCATGATCAACGCCGACCTGGTGATGGCGGACGCCCACGCCGCGGCCGGCTAGGTCGGAACGCTGGTTGCCGGCACGGCACCGAGGTCTGCGCCGTGCCACGCGGGCGGCCGGCCGCGTCGGTCGCCCAGCGGACCGAGCGGCCGGCGCAACGCGGTGCCGCGCGGACACCAGCAGGCCGCGTCGCCCGCAGGGACCGGCCGAGGCGGACGGCGCCGCGCGGGTGGGAGGCCGCGTCGCCGCACGCACCGGCCAACGCGAGCGGCGCCGCGCGGGTGGGAGGCCACGTCGCCGCACGCACCGGCCAACGCGAGCGGCGCCGCGCGGATGGGAGGCCACGTCGCCGCACGCACCGGCCAACGCGAGCGGCGCCGCGCGGATGGGAGG
Protein-coding regions in this window:
- a CDS encoding DUF2000 domain-containing protein, whose protein sequence is MLRFDTKIAVLLRDDLAGWQRLNVTAFLVSGIAGTRPETIGQPYADADGTPYLPMFRQPVLVFAGAAALLTTARERALRRGLTPAVFTADLFATGNDADNRAAVAAVHADKLDLVGIAVHGPRADVDKILKGATLHP
- a CDS encoding XRE family transcriptional regulator; translation: MDPRTVGERLRALRKQRGATLAELSETTGISVSTLSRLEAGRRRPTLELLLPLARAHQVPLDELVGAPETGDPRVHARPIRHGAVTWLPLSRRPGGLQAFKQILPARYPGHDHELQRHEGYEWMYVLSGRVRLQLGDHDLTLRDGEAAEFDTRTPHAISNPFAEPAEVLSLFGPQGERMHVRARPKGAGSRP
- a CDS encoding NAD(P)/FAD-dependent oxidoreductase, with translation METYDVIVVGGGPAGLAGALTLARARRSVLVVDNGTPRNAAAGHVHNFLTRDGTPPAELLALGRSEVAGYGATFVTGTAIAAKPDGDGFTVALDDGRELRARRLLVTTGLTDELPDIPGVAGRLGRDVLHCPYCHGWEVRDQAIGIIATTPAVTHPALLWRQWSADVTVVLHGQPAPSAEDAKLLAARGVTVVDERITALDPDRTAHLSGGDTLTRDVWVTPTRMTARDELLSGLGVETEPVKMGDVEVGVAVKADANGATSVPGVYVAGNVTDLRAQVIVSAAAGLNAGAMINADLVMADAHAAAG